One region of Olleya sp. Hel_I_94 genomic DNA includes:
- a CDS encoding DUF4331 family protein has product MKNLKNIFTVLLVTLVAFNCSNDDDAAVVGPTGPSGPDFTGVYTQQDQMGRPAVNTVFVSSGSKDMFNTTVPSSQNAAFQSMFETNLTGLSPAYANPGDANALGLDAPSFTGLLATDVLNVSLDGTTTFYDGTNVLTGRTLADDVITVELLLIFGGEDFSENPTLSNDNVDANDKAFSTSFPYLASPW; this is encoded by the coding sequence ATGAAAAATTTAAAAAATATATTTACTGTGCTTCTTGTAACCTTAGTAGCCTTTAATTGCTCTAATGATGACGATGCTGCTGTAGTAGGACCTACAGGACCTTCTGGACCTGACTTTACAGGAGTTTACACTCAACAAGATCAAATGGGACGTCCTGCTGTAAATACAGTATTTGTGTCTTCAGGATCTAAAGATATGTTTAACACAACAGTACCAAGTAGCCAAAATGCAGCGTTCCAAAGTATGTTTGAGACTAACTTAACAGGATTAAGTCCAGCGTATGCTAACCCAGGAGATGCAAATGCACTAGGTTTAGATGCTCCATCTTTTACAGGTTTACTTGCAACAGATGTACTTAATGTGTCTTTAGACGGAACAACAACTTTTTATGATGGTACAAATGTTTTAACAGGACGTACTTTAGCAGATGATGTTATTACTGTAGAATTATTATTAATCTTTGGTGGTGAGGATTTTAGCGAAAATCCAACACTATCTAATGATAATGTAGATGCAAATGATAAAGCATTTTCTACATCTTTCCCTTATTTAGCGTCTCCTTGGTAG
- a CDS encoding DUF4331 family protein has protein sequence MKNFKFILGVGVFAAASFFFLSADHIDAPAVQGGTSDITDFYAFQGENTDNLVFVANVQGLLSPAATGSASFDENVMIEFNIDNTGDNVEDLVIQALPRDGKMYFFGPVAPGTTGLSSTVIGSGPQTIVDITSYGTSPIVQTTAGISAFAGPRDDPFFFDFNQYTAIIGGTAPGFNNPGTDTFAGTNVMSIVVEVPKSMIGGSGTINTWVESKSK, from the coding sequence ATGAAAAATTTCAAATTTATTTTAGGAGTAGGTGTATTTGCAGCAGCAAGTTTCTTCTTCTTATCAGCGGATCACATTGATGCTCCAGCTGTACAAGGTGGTACAAGTGATATCACAGATTTTTACGCTTTTCAGGGAGAAAACACAGACAACTTAGTTTTTGTTGCCAATGTACAAGGTCTTTTAAGTCCAGCAGCAACAGGAAGTGCTAGTTTTGACGAAAACGTAATGATTGAATTTAACATTGACAACACTGGAGACAATGTTGAAGATTTAGTAATCCAAGCTTTACCAAGAGATGGTAAAATGTACTTTTTTGGACCAGTTGCTCCAGGTACAACAGGATTAAGTAGTACAGTTATTGGATCAGGACCACAAACAATAGTAGATATTACATCTTACGGTACGTCTCCAATAGTGCAAACTACTGCAGGGATTTCTGCTTTTGCAGGACCAAGAGATGACCCGTTTTTCTTCGATTTTAATCAGTACACAGCAATTATTGGTGGTACAGCTCCAGGATTTAATAATCCAGGAACAGACACATTTGCTGGAACTAATGTAATGTCAATTGTAGTTGAGGTACCAAAATCTATGATTGGTGGATCAGGAACAATTAATACTTGGGTAGAATCTAAGTCTAAATAA
- a CDS encoding LETM1-related biofilm-associated protein: MNPSASGWIKKLINELKPHELFKDNDLEVYYRHFRDCGFIYGSNVTVVNNWTKNKDYSSDEICKINLVIALLITYTNHNTTNDFYTEVANFYNTTNKERISFLQGIIGSKDVKDQAERIINKRVQIDDNLIDKSFNYFITNALLFVDVLAFRTYLKTGRVDDDVIKQYEAIIESIVLNTLNSKKVKSDYDKSLINLFEQSLRYQRDSVLLYSEATNLVDTNLFARYCLDLAAMATWTDAKLDNEEESFLNTLGEKLNLTQHQSDEASKTIEDFYKNYREKVPLLGSKNIVKTFYDNSTNMVLKLIKRNSKKLTQELLESKELLILLTQSTVRDLTKDEQKKVQDQLLDVFKSIPSLAIFILPGGALLLPLVVKFIPKLLPSAFDDNRIEDEEE; this comes from the coding sequence ATGAACCCATCTGCTTCAGGCTGGATTAAAAAACTTATTAACGAGCTAAAACCTCATGAGCTCTTTAAAGACAACGACTTAGAAGTGTATTACAGACACTTTAGAGACTGTGGTTTTATATACGGAAGTAATGTAACTGTTGTAAATAATTGGACTAAAAATAAAGATTATAGTTCTGACGAAATTTGTAAAATAAATTTGGTTATTGCCTTATTAATTACCTACACTAACCACAATACGACCAACGATTTTTATACCGAAGTTGCTAATTTTTATAATACTACTAATAAAGAAAGAATCTCTTTTTTACAAGGAATTATTGGATCTAAGGATGTAAAAGATCAAGCAGAACGTATTATAAATAAACGCGTACAAATAGATGATAATCTAATAGACAAAAGTTTTAATTACTTTATAACTAATGCCTTACTATTTGTAGACGTTTTAGCTTTTAGAACCTATTTAAAAACTGGAAGAGTTGATGATGATGTTATTAAACAATATGAAGCGATTATAGAAAGTATAGTTTTAAACACTTTAAATAGTAAAAAAGTAAAATCCGATTACGATAAAAGTTTAATTAATTTGTTTGAGCAGTCTTTGCGTTACCAACGCGACAGTGTCTTACTTTATAGTGAAGCTACAAACTTAGTCGATACCAATTTATTTGCACGCTACTGTTTGGATCTAGCTGCTATGGCTACGTGGACTGATGCCAAATTAGATAATGAGGAAGAATCTTTTTTAAATACCTTAGGTGAAAAACTTAATTTAACACAACATCAATCAGATGAAGCTTCAAAAACTATTGAGGACTTTTATAAAAATTACAGAGAAAAAGTACCACTTTTAGGATCTAAAAACATTGTAAAAACGTTTTATGATAACTCTACCAATATGGTATTAAAGTTAATTAAACGAAACAGTAAAAAACTAACTCAAGAGCTTTTAGAAAGTAAAGAATTACTAATTTTACTTACACAGTCTACAGTAAGAGATTTGACTAAGGACGAACAAAAAAAAGTACAAGATCAACTTTTAGATGTTTTTAAATCTATACCAAGTCTAGCCATTTTTATATTACCTGGTGGTGCACTACTGTTGCCTTTAGTCGTTAAATTTATCCCTAAATTATTACCAAGCGCTTTTGATGATAATAGGATTGAAGACGAAGAAGAGTAA
- a CDS encoding LytR/AlgR family response regulator transcription factor, which translates to MKVIIIEDEKPSARRLKRMLESIDITTETMLHSVEESIQWFNTNPHPDLIFLDIQLSDGLSFEIFDQVEVKSAIIFTTAYDEYALQAFKLNSIDYLLKPIDDEDLETAVAKYKTRLPQKTNIALDFEDIKKLLVNPIDRVYKKRFSVKVGQHLKLVNIDDVECFYSENKGTYLYTTEGRNYLLDTTLEALVNELEPETFFRTNRKFFININAIKDIISYTNSRLQIKLNHYNEDEVIVARERVKDFKEWLE; encoded by the coding sequence ATGAAAGTGATAATTATAGAAGATGAAAAACCATCTGCAAGACGTTTAAAACGTATGCTAGAAAGTATTGATATTACTACCGAAACGATGTTGCATTCCGTAGAAGAATCAATCCAATGGTTTAATACCAATCCACATCCTGATTTAATATTTTTGGACATACAGCTTAGCGATGGGTTGTCTTTTGAAATCTTTGATCAAGTTGAGGTAAAGTCGGCTATTATTTTTACAACTGCCTATGACGAGTATGCTTTGCAAGCGTTTAAGTTAAACAGTATTGATTACTTGTTAAAACCTATTGATGATGAGGATTTAGAAACTGCTGTTGCAAAATATAAAACTAGGCTTCCGCAGAAAACTAATATCGCCTTAGACTTTGAGGATATCAAAAAACTATTGGTTAATCCAATTGATAGGGTTTACAAAAAACGATTTTCTGTTAAAGTAGGACAACATTTAAAATTGGTGAACATTGATGATGTAGAGTGCTTTTACAGCGAAAACAAAGGAACCTATTTATATACTACTGAAGGTCGAAATTACCTTTTAGATACAACCCTTGAGGCATTAGTAAACGAATTAGAACCTGAGACCTTTTTTAGGACAAACCGAAAGTTTTTTATAAATATTAATGCTATTAAAGACATTATTAGCTACACCAACTCGCGTTTACAAATTAAACTTAATCACTATAATGAAGATGAGGTTATTGTAGCCAGAGAGCGTGTAAAGGATTTTAAAGAATGGTTGGAGTAG
- a CDS encoding 2TM domain-containing protein translates to MKNDIDTYLEENQQARYEKEEAYLRAKKKVEKIVGFYWHLAIYIVVNIFIMLLIYKQSGQPFLSMAVWSTPIFWGIGLIFHFLGVFGTDYLFGKNWEQRKIEKYMNKEKENKRWE, encoded by the coding sequence ATGAAAAATGATATTGATACGTATCTAGAAGAAAACCAACAGGCTAGATATGAAAAGGAAGAAGCTTACTTAAGAGCAAAGAAAAAAGTAGAAAAAATTGTTGGCTTTTATTGGCATTTAGCCATTTATATTGTGGTTAATATTTTTATAATGTTACTAATATATAAGCAATCTGGGCAACCGTTTTTAAGTATGGCAGTTTGGTCTACTCCAATATTTTGGGGAATTGGTTTAATATTTCATTTTTTAGGTGTTTTTGGTACAGATTATTTGTTTGGTAAAAACTGGGAACAACGTAAAATTGAAAAGTATATGAACAAAGAAAAAGAAAATAAACGTTGGGAATAA
- a CDS encoding 2TM domain-containing protein has product MSKFFKELGKAFIVGVLVFLVRIVIMYLNGSTIQANQELLLDFVYNQMYAVVLHLSNAYFVTYMLQKHKANLFKIKNLILAALASVVISVVAIFFLRLFINVVIYGGALMDFLKEDKLVYYWFSLTIAITVTAGYYIFFYLKHLQENKVKEQKVIAGTASAKFDALKNQLDPHFLFNSLNVLTSLIEENPNSAQKFTTSLSKVYRYVLEQKNKELVTVDEELQFAKTYMSLLKMRFEDSIIFDIPDQAKDPESKVVPLALQLLLENAVKHNIVTSSKPLHIKIYETDQNLVVENNLQPKQIVKKSSGVGLENIKQRYQLLTNKRVSISQNTASFIVAIPMLSKEVSVMKPIPKQQLDDSYVRARKHVEELKEFYYNLISYCIVIPFLIFINYKTSWDYKWFFFPMFGWAVGLSFHAYKVFVNDGVLGKSWEDKKIKKFMEEDNQQRWN; this is encoded by the coding sequence ATGTCAAAATTTTTTAAAGAATTAGGTAAAGCATTTATAGTAGGTGTGCTTGTGTTTTTGGTTAGAATCGTGATTATGTATCTTAACGGTTCTACAATACAAGCCAATCAAGAGTTGCTACTAGATTTTGTGTACAATCAAATGTATGCTGTAGTGTTGCACTTGTCTAACGCTTATTTTGTAACGTATATGCTGCAAAAGCATAAAGCAAATCTGTTTAAAATTAAAAACTTAATTCTAGCAGCTTTAGCGTCTGTAGTTATATCTGTTGTTGCCATTTTCTTTTTAAGATTATTTATTAATGTTGTCATATATGGTGGAGCATTAATGGACTTTTTAAAGGAAGATAAGTTAGTGTATTATTGGTTTTCGTTAACCATAGCTATAACAGTAACTGCAGGATATTACATCTTTTTTTACTTAAAGCATTTGCAAGAAAATAAAGTAAAAGAACAAAAAGTAATTGCAGGTACTGCAAGCGCAAAGTTTGATGCATTAAAAAACCAATTAGATCCTCATTTTTTGTTTAATAGCTTAAATGTATTAACTAGTTTAATTGAAGAAAACCCAAATAGCGCTCAAAAGTTTACCACTAGTTTATCTAAAGTTTACCGTTACGTTTTAGAACAAAAAAACAAAGAATTAGTAACCGTTGATGAAGAGTTGCAATTTGCTAAAACCTATATGTCTTTGCTTAAAATGCGATTTGAAGACAGTATTATTTTTGATATACCAGATCAAGCTAAGGATCCAGAAAGTAAAGTCGTACCACTAGCATTGCAGTTATTGCTAGAAAATGCAGTAAAACATAATATTGTAACTAGCAGTAAACCGTTACATATTAAAATTTATGAAACCGATCAAAACCTAGTTGTAGAAAACAATTTACAACCTAAACAAATAGTAAAAAAGAGTAGTGGTGTGGGATTAGAAAACATCAAACAACGCTACCAATTATTAACCAATAAACGCGTAAGTATTAGCCAGAATACAGCTAGCTTTATAGTGGCAATACCTATGCTAAGTAAAGAAGTATCAGTTATGAAACCAATACCAAAACAACAATTAGACGACTCATATGTAAGAGCACGTAAACATGTGGAAGAGTTAAAAGAATTTTATTACAACCTAATTTCATATTGTATAGTCATCCCGTTTTTAATATTTATAAATTATAAAACCAGTTGGGACTACAAATGGTTTTTCTTTCCAATGTTTGGTTGGGCAGTTGGACTATCATTTCATGCTTATAAAGTCTTTGTAAACGATGGTGTGTTAGGTAAATCTTGGGAAGACAAAAAGATTAAAAAGTTTATGGAAGAAGATAACCAACAACGTTGGAACTAA
- a CDS encoding 3'-5' exonuclease, with protein MTFAAIDFETAKSHHICSVGIVTFKDGEIIEEFHALIQPPKNEYNYHNVQVHGITEDDTRFSPNFKAIYPEIKKRISGITTVAHNESFDRTVLLKTMSDYNIPHTDLVMEQRWECTLKLYRNKGYKPAKLDACCKVHNIPLKHHDALSDARACGKLFLIAQFESLPLF; from the coding sequence ATGACCTTTGCTGCAATAGATTTTGAAACTGCTAAAAGTCATCATATTTGTTCTGTTGGAATTGTAACGTTTAAAGATGGTGAAATTATAGAAGAGTTTCATGCATTAATACAACCGCCTAAAAACGAATACAATTACCACAACGTACAAGTACATGGTATTACAGAGGATGACACTAGGTTTTCGCCTAACTTCAAAGCTATTTATCCTGAGATTAAAAAAAGAATTTCGGGAATTACAACTGTAGCTCACAACGAGTCTTTTGACAGAACGGTTTTACTAAAAACGATGAGCGATTATAATATTCCGCATACTGATTTAGTCATGGAACAGCGTTGGGAATGTACTTTAAAACTATATCGCAATAAAGGTTATAAACCTGCTAAATTAGATGCTTGTTGTAAAGTGCACAATATTCCTTTAAAGCATCATGATGCTTTGTCAGACGCTAGAGCGTGTGGTAAATTATTTTTAATTGCTCAGTTTGAGTCTTTACCTTTATTTTAG
- a CDS encoding TonB-dependent receptor has translation MKPFITIVILLISLITQAQTTIFGTVTDVNKQPILGANVYLKGTYDGASTLADGSFSFRTSNTGQQSLVISFVSFETFIITKEVAALQDLKIVLKDDVNTLDAVVLSAGTFAAGDNSKISVLKPLDVVTTASALGDFVGALQTLPGTTTVSEDGRLFVRGGDAEETQIFIDGIRVFTPYAPTTNNIPTRGRYSPFLFDGITFSTGGYSAEYGQALSSVLELNTINQPDQEKTDIGIMSVGASLGNTQIWGKNSLSVNASYINLSPYLQVFDDRNDWKKPFETFSGEAVFRHKTDNGLLKLYGAFDTSDFSLNQEDINLEDGLPLTLNNKNFYFNGSYNQVLNSNWTLASGFSYTYAKGKINILDSKIQSTENSVHAKIKLKHHISNRFKLNFGAEQFASQFSEDYNDAIINNVTYGYNNNLTAAYTEADIFFSKNLALKAGFRAEYSALFDKATLSPRASLAYKTGSKSQLSLAYGNFFQQPNSAILKFNQNLEAQQAQHYILNYQFNADGKIFRAETYYKKYSDLVKYDTDFTTFETNFNNSGSGYAKGLDLFFRDNKSIKNIDYWVSYSLLDTKRDYKNFPTAAQPNFANTHNLSVVGKYWIDSWKSQVGLSYNFASGRSYTDPNLIGFLNQKTKAYNSLSVNWAYLLSPQKILYFSVNNALGFTNVNGYQYSDTPNINGQFNRRALRPAADQFFFVGFFWTISEKGTDNQLDNL, from the coding sequence ATGAAACCTTTTATTACCATTGTAATCCTATTAATCAGTTTAATCACGCAAGCACAAACCACAATTTTTGGTACAGTAACAGATGTAAACAAACAACCCATACTTGGAGCTAATGTCTACCTAAAAGGCACTTATGATGGAGCCAGCACATTGGCAGATGGTAGTTTTAGTTTTAGAACAAGTAACACAGGACAGCAAAGTTTAGTCATCTCTTTTGTGTCTTTTGAGACGTTTATTATAACCAAAGAGGTTGCAGCATTACAAGATTTAAAAATTGTATTAAAAGACGATGTTAATACTTTGGACGCTGTAGTACTGTCAGCAGGTACCTTTGCGGCAGGAGATAATAGTAAAATATCAGTATTAAAACCATTAGATGTAGTTACTACTGCAAGTGCATTAGGCGATTTTGTTGGCGCATTACAAACACTTCCAGGCACAACAACAGTATCAGAAGATGGACGCTTATTTGTGCGTGGTGGAGACGCGGAAGAGACACAAATATTTATCGATGGTATTCGTGTGTTTACACCATACGCTCCAACCACAAATAATATTCCAACACGTGGTCGCTATTCTCCGTTTTTGTTTGACGGAATTACATTTTCTACAGGAGGTTATAGTGCAGAATATGGACAAGCTTTATCAAGTGTATTAGAGCTTAATACTATTAATCAACCAGATCAAGAAAAAACAGATATTGGTATCATGAGTGTTGGAGCTAGTTTAGGAAATACCCAAATTTGGGGTAAAAATAGCCTAAGCGTTAATGCGTCTTACATTAATTTATCACCTTATTTACAAGTGTTTGATGATCGTAACGATTGGAAAAAACCTTTCGAAACCTTTTCTGGAGAAGCGGTTTTTAGACATAAAACAGACAATGGATTACTTAAACTTTATGGTGCATTTGATACTTCAGATTTTAGTCTAAATCAAGAAGATATAAATCTTGAGGATGGTTTACCATTAACTTTAAATAACAAGAATTTTTATTTTAATGGTTCATATAACCAAGTTTTAAATAGCAATTGGACATTAGCTAGTGGGTTTAGTTATACGTACGCAAAAGGAAAAATTAATATTTTAGATAGTAAAATTCAGTCAACTGAAAATTCTGTACACGCAAAAATCAAACTTAAACACCATATTAGTAATCGGTTTAAATTAAATTTTGGTGCAGAACAGTTTGCGTCGCAATTCAGCGAAGACTATAACGATGCGATAATTAATAACGTCACTTATGGTTATAACAATAACCTAACTGCAGCCTATACTGAGGCTGATATTTTCTTCTCTAAAAATTTAGCATTAAAAGCAGGTTTTCGTGCAGAGTATAGTGCCTTATTTGATAAAGCTACATTATCTCCAAGAGCATCCTTAGCTTATAAAACAGGCAGTAAAAGTCAGTTGTCATTAGCGTATGGTAACTTTTTTCAGCAACCAAATAGTGCTATTTTAAAGTTTAATCAAAACCTAGAAGCACAACAAGCCCAACATTATATTTTAAATTATCAGTTTAATGCAGATGGTAAAATATTTAGAGCCGAAACCTATTACAAAAAGTATAGTGATTTGGTAAAATATGATACTGACTTTACAACTTTTGAAACTAACTTTAATAACTCTGGTAGTGGATATGCTAAAGGTTTAGACTTATTTTTTAGAGATAATAAAAGTATCAAAAATATTGATTATTGGGTAAGTTATTCTTTATTGGATACTAAACGAGATTATAAAAATTTTCCAACAGCTGCACAACCTAATTTTGCTAACACACATAATCTGTCTGTAGTTGGAAAGTATTGGATTGACAGCTGGAAAAGTCAAGTAGGACTTAGTTATAATTTTGCTTCAGGTAGATCGTATACAGATCCAAATCTGATAGGTTTTCTAAACCAAAAAACAAAAGCTTATAATAGTTTAAGTGTTAATTGGGCTTACCTTTTAAGTCCTCAAAAAATCCTGTATTTTTCAGTTAATAATGCCTTAGGGTTTACAAATGTTAATGGTTATCAATATTCAGATACACCAAATATAAATGGTCAGTTTAATAGACGTGCCTTGCGTCCAGCTGCAGATCAGTTTTTCTTTGTAGGTTTCTTTTGGACAATAAGTGAAAAAGGTACAGATAATCAGTTAGATAATTTGTAG
- a CDS encoding RNA polymerase sigma factor yields the protein MSKPLEQNFVELLEQHQNIVHKVCRLYTNNYDAHNDLFQEITIQLWKAFPKFRGDSKFSTWMYRVGLNTAITLYRKSKRTINTQQFDTVQFKISAEEYDSTEEDQLKLLYNAVHQLNDIEKALVFLYLEDKNYKEISETMGITEVNARVKMNRVKTKLKTILNP from the coding sequence TTGAGTAAACCACTAGAACAAAATTTTGTCGAATTGCTTGAGCAGCATCAAAACATTGTGCATAAAGTTTGTAGACTTTATACCAATAATTATGATGCGCACAATGATTTGTTTCAGGAAATAACCATCCAATTATGGAAGGCTTTCCCGAAATTTAGAGGTGATAGTAAGTTTAGTACTTGGATGTATCGTGTGGGATTAAATACTGCAATTACGCTATATCGCAAGTCTAAACGGACTATTAATACTCAACAATTTGATACTGTACAATTTAAAATTAGTGCTGAAGAGTATGACAGTACAGAAGAGGACCAATTAAAATTATTATATAATGCTGTCCACCAACTAAATGATATTGAAAAAGCATTAGTTTTTTTATATCTAGAGGACAAAAATTATAAAGAAATAAGTGAAACAATGGGTATTACTGAAGTTAATGCTAGAGTGAAAATGAACCGAGTGAAAACTAAATTAAAAACCATTTTAAATCCGTAA
- a CDS encoding lysophospholipid acyltransferase family protein: MGLFKKNPFGHILFVKKWLIRILGVLTHRRYRGFNELQIEGSDIIRNLPDTNVLFISNHQTYFADVIAMFHVFNAALSDRQDTIKNVGYLWNPKLNFYYVAAKETMKAGLLPKIFAYTGSISIERTWRSEGKDVNRQVKMSDISAIKKALDDGWVVTFPQGTTTPFKPIRKGTAHIIKRHKPIVVPIVIDGFRRSFDKKGLRIKKKNVYQSFEIKEPLKIDYENDSIADIVEQIEYAIEQHPSFLKVIPQAELLAQEELNKQREFLG; encoded by the coding sequence ATGGGTTTATTTAAAAAAAATCCTTTCGGACATATACTTTTTGTTAAAAAATGGTTGATTAGAATCCTTGGTGTCTTAACACATAGACGTTATAGAGGGTTTAATGAGTTACAAATTGAAGGGTCTGATATTATAAGAAACTTACCAGATACAAACGTATTATTTATATCTAATCACCAAACGTACTTTGCAGATGTAATTGCAATGTTTCATGTCTTTAATGCAGCATTAAGTGATAGACAGGACACGATTAAAAATGTAGGTTATTTATGGAATCCAAAATTAAATTTTTATTACGTTGCAGCTAAAGAGACAATGAAGGCTGGATTATTACCTAAAATATTTGCATACACAGGATCTATTAGTATAGAGCGTACTTGGCGTAGCGAAGGTAAAGACGTTAATAGACAAGTTAAAATGTCTGACATTTCGGCTATTAAAAAAGCATTGGATGATGGATGGGTAGTTACATTCCCACAAGGGACAACCACACCCTTTAAACCAATTCGTAAAGGAACAGCGCACATTATAAAACGTCATAAGCCAATAGTCGTACCTATAGTAATTGATGGATTTAGACGTAGTTTTGACAAAAAAGGATTACGTATTAAAAAGAAAAATGTTTATCAATCTTTTGAGATTAAAGAACCCTTAAAAATTGATTACGAAAACGACTCTATTGCTGATATTGTAGAGCAAATTGAATATGCTATTGAGCAACATCCATCGTTTTTAAAAGTGATACCTCAAGCAGAATTATTAGCTCAAGAAGAACTTAATAAACAACGTGAATTTTTAGGGTAA
- a CDS encoding NUDIX hydrolase codes for MNFNEFVIALPKIKNIPLPAEASQLKMVPPYRQDLVKQQGDNIKNARQSAVLALFYPDLEAQTKLILILRKTYKGVHSGQVGFPGGKVELEDKDLMHTALRETHEEVGVHPELVTVYKKLTQVYIPPSNFYVQPFIGLASQTPIFTKQDTEVEDLLEVYLTDLLSDGNLTSKKVKTSYGAEVEVPAFNLSNHLVWGATAMMLSEVKDLLKATL; via the coding sequence ATGAATTTTAATGAATTTGTCATAGCGTTACCAAAAATAAAAAATATACCATTGCCAGCCGAAGCATCACAGCTTAAAATGGTGCCACCATACAGGCAAGATTTAGTCAAGCAACAAGGTGATAATATCAAAAATGCCAGACAAAGTGCAGTTTTAGCCTTGTTTTATCCGGATTTGGAAGCGCAAACTAAACTTATTTTAATTTTAAGAAAAACGTATAAAGGAGTTCACTCAGGACAAGTTGGTTTTCCGGGTGGAAAAGTTGAGTTAGAGGATAAGGATTTGATGCATACAGCATTACGCGAAACGCATGAAGAAGTTGGCGTACATCCAGAATTAGTTACGGTCTATAAAAAACTAACACAAGTTTACATTCCGCCAAGTAATTTTTATGTTCAACCGTTTATTGGATTGGCTTCTCAAACACCAATATTTACTAAACAAGATACAGAAGTAGAGGATTTGTTAGAGGTTTATCTAACGGATTTGTTAAGCGATGGTAATTTAACTTCCAAAAAAGTTAAGACTAGTTATGGTGCTGAGGTTGAGGTGCCTGCCTTTAATTTGAGTAATCATTTGGTTTGGGGAGCAACAGCTATGATGCTTAGCGAAGTCAAAGACTTGTTAAAAGCAACCCTTTAA
- a CDS encoding peptidylprolyl isomerase has protein sequence MRVLLLVGFCLIFLNCEDKQSKSKSTTNLSNTTIDTIKKDTTPTRKYPYLTEDNAMDFFLEYETKNKENKVRLVTSMGNIDILLHDITKFHRANFIFLTKQGAFDNTQFHRVVKNFIIQGGNTDNVKVAAKRGKIGHYLLPTDTKRGFTHKRGVISMPSSDIENPHKLASPYEFFITQQDAFHLDGDFTIFGEVINGFDVVDKINAVTVDESDWPLTNIYIKTVKILE, from the coding sequence ATGCGCGTATTATTATTGGTTGGTTTTTGTTTAATCTTTCTTAATTGTGAAGATAAACAATCCAAATCTAAATCGACAACAAACTTATCTAATACAACTATTGATACTATAAAGAAAGACACCACTCCAACGCGTAAATATCCTTACTTGACAGAGGATAACGCAATGGACTTTTTTTTAGAATACGAGACTAAAAACAAAGAAAACAAAGTGCGGTTGGTAACAAGCATGGGTAATATTGATATTTTATTGCATGACATTACAAAGTTTCATCGTGCCAATTTTATTTTTCTGACTAAACAAGGTGCGTTTGACAATACGCAATTTCATCGTGTGGTTAAAAACTTTATCATTCAAGGTGGTAATACAGACAATGTAAAAGTTGCTGCCAAACGTGGTAAAATTGGTCATTATCTATTACCAACAGATACCAAACGTGGATTTACACATAAAAGAGGTGTAATCTCTATGCCTAGTAGTGATATTGAAAATCCACATAAATTAGCCTCTCCTTACGAGTTTTTTATTACTCAACAAGATGCGTTTCATTTAGATGGTGACTTTACTATTTTTGGAGAAGTCATCAATGGTTTTGATGTTGTTGATAAGATTAATGCAGTAACTGTTGACGAGTCTGATTGGCCACTTACCAATATCTATATTAAAACAGTCAAAATTCTAGAATAG